The Coprobacter tertius DNA segment ATTGAATACCGATTTCAAGCAATATACTCTCCGGGCTAACTTGAAGATAAAAGCGACGTCCCGTCTTAACTTGACCTTAAATACATTTACATCTTATGATGAGTCTCATAATGGAGAGGTCGAGATGGCCATCCGTTCGGCACTGCAATGGTCTCCCACAAAACCGGTTTATGATAATGATGGAAATTATACCCTACCCGGCGGCGGAGTGGGACCGGTATCGTTGTATAACCCTGTCGGATATGCAAAAGAAATTGTAAACGAAAATTCTGATGCGTCGTTCAGTACTTCGCTGACTGGAGAGTATAAATTCTGGGATTTTTTAAAATTTTCGTCTCTTTTTTCTTTTAAGACCAATAGTAAATCGTCGGGATATTTTAATAATCAGGTAATTAATAAAGGCCCTATAGAAGATGTGAGCGGGAGTAAAACCCAGTCGAGGTATATCGCTCTTCAAAGTACCAGTATACTTTCTTTCGATAAAGAGTTCGGAAAACATAATGTACAATTTACCGGAGTGTATGAAGTGTTAAAAGACAATTATCAGAGTACATCGGCCTCGGCTTTGGGAATTCCGGTGGGAATGGGCTATAACGGGTTGCAGTTCGGCTCTATTTTACAGCAACCTTGGGTCGAATATTCTTCGAGTGCCATGCAATCGTTTATGGGCCGTGTAAATTATAGCTATGATAAACGTTATATGTTTTCGGCATCTCTTCGTTATGACGGTGCCAGTCAGTTAGCTCCCGGTCATAAATACGATAAGTTTTCTGCATTTTCCGTCGGTTGGAATCTCATGGAAGAATCGTTTATGAAAAAATGGAGAAATATCGTTCCCGAGTTTAAACTTCGCGCCAGTTACGGAACAGTGGGAAATGCAGCCGTTCCCGCTTACTCTTCCCAATTGAAATTTACGCCGGGACTTGACGCTAACAATAATCCGACGTTGACGATTTCTCAGTTAAGCAATAAAGATCTTAAGTGGGAACGCACCCGCGAATTGAATATCGGTATCGATGCCCGCATATGGGGTGGAAGGCTGGGGCTTTCATTAGATTATTACGATAAAAAGACCACTGATCTGCTGATGTGGCAGAAAGTACCGAGTGCTTTGGGAGTAGAGGATATTCTAACCAATGTAGGTTCGGTTGCCAATAAAGGTTTCGATTTCTCGATCGGAGGAGTTCCGGTCGCTACGAAAAATTTCAAGTGGGATGTTAATTATACATTGAACCTGAATAGAAATAAGATATTGGAGCTAGACGGGCTGAATAATACGCTGGTAACGAAAACAGCCGATTATCCCGGTTTGGTCGGTTCGTTTGTTCAGATGGTCGGTCAGCCGATGGGGACATTTCTCGGCTATACGTATGCAGGAGTCTGGAAACAAAGCGAAGTTACATCTGCCGCCTTGTATGGAGCGAAGCCTGGAGATGCGAAATATGTAGATTTGAATAAAGACGGAAAGATCGATAAAAATGATATAGGTATTATCGGTAATGCGCAGCCCGAATGGAGTTTCGGTGTAAATAATACATTTACTTTCCGGGATTTCGACTTGAATATTTTTTGGCAGGGCGTTTATGGAAATGATATATACAATCAGAACCGGGTACGCCGAGAGTCTTATTCTTCCGATGCTTTTCCCACCAGTCCTGTAATGAAACGGCATTGGACCCCTCAGAATGAGACGGATATACCCGCATTTTCGGGAAAAGAACTGGTGAATTCTTCCCGTTGGGTCGAAAAGGGCGACTATTGGCGTTTAAAAAATATAACGCTGGGATACCGGATACCATCGAAATGGTTATCGAAGGCTTATATCGCTAATGCTCGCATTTATGTAAGCGCAGACAACCTGTGGATAATAACCGGATATACCGGATACGACCCTGAAGCGAGTATGGGAAAGGATGCAGACGCATTAGGTGTCGACAGAGGTATTTATCCTTTGCCTAAAAGTTTTTTGGTAGGCGTTGACATCACTTTTTAATAACCGTAAATACATAGCAATTATGAATATCATAAATATAAAGAAAAGTTTCGTTGCTGTTCTTACTGTATTATTGCTTTCAGGTTGTGTCGACCTC contains these protein-coding regions:
- a CDS encoding TonB-dependent receptor, with amino-acid sequence MKFLWLFLLFLFCGGSLILHAQTVTKNFKENTLKSVLKEVEHQTGLSVIYKTDEVDVNKKITGSFNNTPVLEMLSKILENDLEVSLQDKIIVISRKRIPEEAVLKKTIVGRVIDENGEPVIGASVVVKGTAIGTVTGIDGQYELKNVPEDGTITFSYIGYKSQDIPAHNGKLTRIVLQEDTKMIDEVVVVGYGVQRKSDITGAVSSVKASELLSAPSSSTAQALQGRVAGVVVQNSSGDPSGNTTIRIRGANSLTYGNDPLIIIDGVQDGNIGSLNPNQIESIEVLKDAAALSVYGSRGANGVILVTTKNGTSGKMNVSYNAFVSFDQVRKTLPSLNAKEYAGLMRDAQIENGIKPIFTPEQIAVMGDGVDWQDEIFRNAISNTHNLSVSGGKEAVSYYISGGYTNKEGIVLNTDFKQYTLRANLKIKATSRLNLTLNTFTSYDESHNGEVEMAIRSALQWSPTKPVYDNDGNYTLPGGGVGPVSLYNPVGYAKEIVNENSDASFSTSLTGEYKFWDFLKFSSLFSFKTNSKSSGYFNNQVINKGPIEDVSGSKTQSRYIALQSTSILSFDKEFGKHNVQFTGVYEVLKDNYQSTSASALGIPVGMGYNGLQFGSILQQPWVEYSSSAMQSFMGRVNYSYDKRYMFSASLRYDGASQLAPGHKYDKFSAFSVGWNLMEESFMKKWRNIVPEFKLRASYGTVGNAAVPAYSSQLKFTPGLDANNNPTLTISQLSNKDLKWERTRELNIGIDARIWGGRLGLSLDYYDKKTTDLLMWQKVPSALGVEDILTNVGSVANKGFDFSIGGVPVATKNFKWDVNYTLNLNRNKILELDGLNNTLVTKTADYPGLVGSFVQMVGQPMGTFLGYTYAGVWKQSEVTSAALYGAKPGDAKYVDLNKDGKIDKNDIGIIGNAQPEWSFGVNNTFTFRDFDLNIFWQGVYGNDIYNQNRVRRESYSSDAFPTSPVMKRHWTPQNETDIPAFSGKELVNSSRWVEKGDYWRLKNITLGYRIPSKWLSKAYIANARIYVSADNLWIITGYTGYDPEASMGKDADALGVDRGIYPLPKSFLVGVDITF